In the genome of Triticum urartu cultivar G1812 chromosome 5, Tu2.1, whole genome shotgun sequence, one region contains:
- the LOC125510956 gene encoding U3 small nucleolar RNA-associated protein 18 homolog has product MTSLISQNALPKRRLEKDDSSSSDEETMDSPVASDAEAGKKPRPEDRRKDRRKKKKALEARQGQEADEMRRLESSLFGNIYTPLEFGTEAVPARGQDDAKLFSVDRSADDDLPVYEEDLGSEDEVLDKGRKPAWVDEEEDSTQVDILKVARLRKLRKEADERVISGKEYEARLRGHHAKLNPFTGWADMDRKAPLRDGDSDEEEGGVDNMLRNNDELVVKGTAKLLPGMLDYSRLVDANAQDPSSGPINSVQFHRNGQLMLVAGLDKHLRFFQIDGKRNPKIQSIFVEDCPIQKAAFLPDGSEVILSGRRKFFYSFDLVKAAVSKIGPLTGREEKSLESFEISPDSRTIAFIGNEGYILLISSKTKQLIGTLKMNGNVRSLAFADGGNQLLSSGGDGHVYHWDLRTRKCMHKSVDEGSLSGLSLCTSQDSSYFATGSSSGIVNVYKRDEFLGGKRKPLKTIENLTTETGQMKFNHDAQILAISSGKDRNGMRLVHVPSFTVYQNWPGPRFSLQYPRCLDFSPGSGFLSVGHAGGKVLLYKLHHYQNA; this is encoded by the coding sequence ATGACGAGCCTGATATCCCAGAACGCGCTCCCGAAGCGCCGGCTGGAGAAGGACGACAGCAGCAGCAGCGATGAAGAGACCATGGATTCCCCCGTCGCCTCGGATGCAGAGGCTGGGAAGAAGCCCAGGCCGGAGGATCGCAGGAAGGaccggaggaagaagaagaaggcgcTGGAGGCCAGGCAGGGCCAGGAGGCCGATGAGATGAGGCGGCTGGAGAGCTCTCTGTTCGGCAACATCTACACCCCGCTCGAGTTCGGCACCGAGGCTGTGCCGGCTCGTGGCCAGGATGATGCTAAGTTGTTCTCCGTGGACCGGTCTGCCGACGACGACCTGCCTGTTTATGAGGAGGACCTGGGCAGTGAGGATGAGGTGCTTGATAAGGGGAGGAAGCCCGCCTGGGTGGATGAGGAGGAGGATAGCACCCAGGTGGACATCCTCAaggttgcgaggctgaggaagctGAGGAAGGAGGCTGATGAGCGCGTGATCTCGGGCAAGGAGTATGAGGCTAGGCTGCGCGGTCACCACGCCAAGCTGAACCCTTTCACTGGCTGGGCGGATATGGACCGGAAGGCTCCTCTCCGTGATGGTGACTCCGATGAGGAAGAAGGTGGAGTCGACAATATGCTTCGGAACAATGATGAGCTTGTCGTCAAGGGTACTGCTAAGCTCCTGCCTGGCATGCTGGACTACTCGAGGCTTGTTGATGCGAATGCCCAGGATCCTTCCAGTGGTCCTATCAATTCAGTGCAGTTTCATAGGAATGGTCAGCTGATGCTTGTTGCTGGCCTGGACAAACATCTGAGGTTTTTCCAGATTGATGGCAAGAGAAACCCCAAGATCCAGAGCATATTTGTCGAGGACTGTCCAATTCAGAAGGCAGCCTTTCTACCTGATGGCTCTGAGGTGATCCTTTCCGGCAGGAGGAAGTTCTTCTACTCATTTGATCTGGTGAAAGCTGCTGTTAGTAAGATTGGACCCTTGACTGGGCGTGAAGAGAAAAGCCTGGAGAGCTTTGAGATATCACCTGATTCGAGAACCATTGCGTTTATCGGTAACGAGGGGTACATCCTCCTGATATCTTCCAAAACCAAGCAGCTCATTGGAACCCTCAAGATGAATGGTAACGTGCGTTCGCTGGCCTTTGCGGATGGTGGGAACCAGCTACTGAGCAGCGGCGGGGATGGCCATGTTTACCACTGGGATCTCAGAACAAGGAAGTGTATGCACAAGTCTGTCGACGAGGGCTCCCTGTCAGGCCTTTCCCTCTGCACCTCGCAGGACAGCTCTTACTTcgccacaggctccagcagcgGCATCGTGAACGTGTACAAGAGGGACGAGTTCCTCGGGGGGAAGAGGAAGCCGCTGAAGACGATCGAGAACCTCACGACCGAGACGGGCCAGATGAAGTTCAACCATGACGCCCAGATCCTGGCGATAAGCTCGGGCAAGGATAGGAATGGGATGAGGCTCGTACACGTCCCATCCTTCACCGTGTACCAAAACTGGCCAGGGCCACGGTTCAGCCTTCAGTACCCGAGGTGCCTGGACTTCAGCCCTGGGAGCGGGTTCCTCTCCGTCGGGCACGCCGGCGGAAAAGTTTTGCTCTACAAGCTGCACCACTATCAGAACGCTTAG